The proteins below come from a single Gammaproteobacteria bacterium genomic window:
- the mraZ gene encoding DNA-binding transcriptional repressor MraZ: protein MGFRGAPVFRGVTPLNLDAKGRMAMPARYRERLEKSCGGQLILTLNQEDRCLWLYPLPEWEEIERKLTELSSFDRHTMRLKRLLIGHASECDLDSAGRILMPVVLRQLAGIERSLVLLGQGNKFEVWDAASYERKVSDWLSEDLGEASEAVKSLSL, encoded by the coding sequence GTGGGCTTCCGGGGGGCTCCAGTGTTTCGAGGTGTCACGCCGCTAAATTTGGATGCCAAGGGGCGCATGGCCATGCCAGCGCGCTACCGTGAGCGGCTGGAGAAATCCTGCGGTGGGCAGTTGATCCTCACCCTTAATCAAGAAGACCGTTGTTTGTGGTTGTATCCCTTGCCAGAGTGGGAAGAGATCGAGCGTAAGCTCACCGAATTGTCGAGCTTCGACCGTCATACGATGCGTCTCAAGCGGTTACTCATCGGTCATGCCAGCGAATGTGACCTGGATAGCGCCGGGCGTATCTTGATGCCGGTGGTCTTGCGTCAACTCGCGGGGATTGAGCGGTCGCTGGTGTTGCTTGGTCAGGGTAATAAATTCGAGGTTTGGGATGCTGCGAGCTATGAGCGGAAGGTAAGCGACTGGCTGAGCGAGGACCTTGGTGAGGCCTCGGAGGCTGTGAAGTCCTTGTCCCTATGA
- the rsmH gene encoding 16S rRNA m(4)C1402 methyltransferase — MSMEHTESAMGHRPVLLAEVIAGLRLRADGIYVDATFGRGGHAGAVLQHLGATGCLLALDRDPEAVQVAQDRFGKDARFAIEQVRFSVLGEQVAARGWQGRVDGILLDLGVSSPQLDDPVRGFGFTRAGPLDMRMDPTTGESAATWLAHASEGDIAEVLREFGEERYSNRIARAIVAACRESSLTTTAELAAVVARANPRWERDKHPATRTFQAIRIFINQELTEIASVLPQALTALAPGGRLVVVSFHSLEDRIVKRFIRREARGESLPRDLPVMASAFHPRLRELGGAVRPTAAEVVSNPRARSAVLRIAERQEG; from the coding sequence ATGAGTATGGAACATACCGAATCCGCAATGGGGCATCGTCCGGTGCTGTTGGCAGAGGTGATTGCCGGATTGCGATTGCGTGCGGATGGCATCTATGTAGACGCCACCTTCGGGCGTGGCGGCCACGCGGGGGCAGTGTTGCAACACCTGGGGGCGACAGGATGCCTCCTCGCCCTGGACCGGGACCCAGAGGCGGTGCAGGTCGCACAGGACCGTTTTGGCAAAGATGCGCGCTTCGCCATTGAGCAGGTACGCTTTTCTGTGCTAGGGGAGCAGGTAGCGGCGCGAGGTTGGCAGGGGCGGGTGGATGGCATTCTGCTCGACTTGGGGGTGTCTTCTCCCCAGCTCGACGACCCGGTGCGCGGCTTTGGCTTCACCCGAGCGGGTCCATTGGACATGCGCATGGATCCGACTACGGGAGAAAGTGCAGCGACCTGGCTGGCCCATGCTTCAGAGGGGGATATCGCGGAGGTGTTGCGGGAGTTCGGCGAGGAGCGTTATTCCAACCGGATCGCTCGAGCCATCGTCGCCGCCTGCCGGGAGAGTTCCCTTACTACCACCGCAGAACTGGCGGCCGTGGTAGCACGGGCCAATCCTCGTTGGGAACGAGATAAACACCCGGCGACGCGCACCTTCCAGGCCATTCGGATCTTTATTAACCAAGAATTGACCGAGATTGCGTCGGTACTGCCCCAAGCGTTGACGGCCCTTGCCCCGGGCGGGCGGTTGGTGGTGGTGAGTTTTCATTCCCTGGAGGACCGCATCGTGAAACGTTTCATCCGCCGCGAGGCGCGCGGTGAGTCATTACCCAGAGATTTGCCGGTAATGGCGAGCGCCTTTCACCCTCGTCTACGAGAGCTAGGCGGGGCGGTGCGGCCAACGGCAGCAGAGGTGGTGAGTAACCCACGCGCCCGCAGTGCTGTATTGCGAATTGCCGAGCGTCAGGAGGGTTGA
- the ftsL gene encoding Cell division protein FtsL, with protein MERQVWGWSLLVAAVFSSAMGVVYARHISRQLYGELQHLQIVRDNLQVEWGKLELEESTWGTHPRIERIAHSRLEMQLPPQEQIVVITP; from the coding sequence GTGGAGCGGCAAGTTTGGGGATGGTCTCTGTTGGTGGCCGCTGTATTCAGTTCTGCCATGGGAGTGGTGTATGCCCGACACATTAGTCGTCAACTCTATGGTGAGCTTCAGCACCTACAAATCGTGCGGGATAACCTCCAAGTGGAGTGGGGCAAGCTCGAACTTGAGGAGAGTACCTGGGGTACCCATCCGAGAATTGAGCGTATTGCCCACAGCCGCCTTGAGATGCAGCTTCCACCGCAGGAGCAGATCGTGGTGATTACACCATAA
- the ftsI gene encoding peptidoglycan DD-transpeptidase FtsI → MLHLHLRPLPSLESLVEPATSRPLTRRILLLGILAVAALVLVARGVWLQVLDRDFLQGQGEARAVRTVSIPAHRGMITDRFGEPLAVSAPVDSVWANPQELLKAENRFSDLARLLGMSTPEVKRLVEERKEKEFMYLARRIHPDLARAIKDLGLPGISLQRDYRRFYPNGEVTGQILGFTDIDDVGQEGLERSLDPMLQGVAGARRVIKDRLGRIVETVEHVTEPRPGKDVRLSIDRRLQYLTYRAIQEQVEKFKAKAGTAVILDIKTGEVLAMVGIPSFNPNAVARDPSRYRNRVVTDTFEPGSTMKVFTITAALESGRYKPETPIDTRPGTFHVGSKTITDVHPCGLIDVARVVQKSSNVGASKIALSLPAERLWSIFSRVGFGHLTSSGFPGEVAGYLPNHRRWKEIEQATMSYGYGISVTTLQLTRAYAALGDGIIRPVTFLAQDAPVAGERVVDEHIASQLRTIMEMVVGPGGTATKARVPGYRVGGKTGTARKAGRGGYIDKSYLSLFVGLVPTTNPRLAMGIVIDEPTQGAYYGGEVAGPAFSAVMGGGLRLMDVAPDDLPSLGRQVMALSDEKEEP, encoded by the coding sequence ATGTTGCATCTGCATCTTCGGCCTCTTCCCAGCCTTGAGAGTTTAGTGGAGCCCGCAACCAGCAGGCCACTGACGCGCCGTATTCTATTGCTGGGAATACTTGCCGTAGCGGCGTTAGTATTGGTCGCGCGCGGTGTATGGTTGCAGGTGTTGGATCGGGATTTTCTCCAGGGGCAAGGCGAGGCGCGGGCGGTACGTACTGTTTCTATTCCTGCGCATCGCGGGATGATTACCGACCGTTTCGGAGAACCCTTGGCAGTGAGTGCCCCGGTAGATTCGGTGTGGGCCAATCCGCAAGAATTACTCAAAGCGGAAAACCGTTTTTCGGATCTGGCGCGGTTATTGGGCATGAGCACGCCAGAGGTGAAACGTCTGGTGGAGGAACGCAAGGAAAAGGAATTCATGTATCTGGCACGACGGATCCATCCGGATCTGGCCCGAGCGATTAAAGACCTCGGTCTGCCTGGAATATCTTTGCAGCGTGACTATCGTCGCTTCTATCCGAATGGAGAGGTGACTGGCCAGATTCTGGGATTTACCGATATTGATGATGTGGGTCAAGAAGGGCTCGAACGGAGTTTAGATCCAATGCTGCAGGGGGTTGCAGGGGCTCGTCGGGTTATTAAGGATCGCCTTGGGCGTATTGTCGAGACGGTGGAGCATGTGACCGAACCGCGACCGGGAAAGGATGTGCGTTTATCTATTGACCGACGCCTCCAATACCTCACCTACCGTGCGATCCAGGAGCAAGTAGAGAAATTTAAGGCTAAGGCTGGTACCGCAGTAATCTTGGACATCAAGACTGGCGAGGTGTTGGCTATGGTCGGCATACCCAGTTTCAATCCCAACGCAGTGGCCCGTGACCCTAGTCGTTATCGTAACCGTGTCGTTACCGATACCTTTGAACCTGGTTCCACCATGAAGGTGTTTACCATTACGGCCGCTCTGGAGAGTGGGCGTTATAAACCAGAAACCCCGATCGACACCCGCCCTGGTACCTTCCATGTGGGTTCCAAGACGATTACGGATGTCCACCCTTGTGGTTTGATCGATGTCGCGCGAGTTGTACAGAAATCGAGCAACGTAGGGGCGAGTAAGATTGCCCTTTCGCTGCCCGCTGAGCGGTTGTGGAGCATCTTTTCTCGGGTAGGTTTTGGGCACCTTACCAGTAGCGGTTTTCCTGGGGAGGTGGCTGGTTATCTACCCAATCACCGGCGCTGGAAAGAGATCGAGCAGGCCACGATGTCCTACGGCTATGGTATCTCGGTGACGACTCTGCAACTTACCCGTGCCTATGCCGCACTCGGTGATGGCATCATTCGTCCGGTTACCTTCTTGGCCCAGGATGCCCCCGTGGCTGGAGAGCGGGTAGTGGACGAGCACATTGCCTCGCAATTACGCACCATTATGGAGATGGTGGTGGGACCTGGTGGTACGGCGACTAAAGCGCGTGTCCCTGGTTATCGAGTCGGTGGTAAAACCGGTACGGCACGCAAGGCGGGACGTGGTGGCTATATCGATAAGAGTTATCTGTCGCTGTTCGTTGGATTGGTACCCACGACGAATCCGCGCTTAGCGATGGGCATAGTGATCGACGAGCCCACGCAGGGCGCCTATTACGGTGGTGAGGTAGCGGGTCCGGCATTCTCGGCAGTGATGGGGGGAGGATTACGTCTGATGGATGTGGCCCCTGATGATCTGCCATCCCTCGGGCGCCAAGTCATGGCCCTGAGCGACGAAAAGGAGGAGCCGTGA
- the murE gene encoding UDP-N-acetylmuramoyl-L-alanyl-D-glutamate--2, 6-diaminopimelate ligase codes for MSSTCAFSSADRAETRISLAELFDGIISLPAGADLSVTGIALDSRRVCPGDLFFGCAGSCVHGAQFIDDAITRGAAVVVVEGERDGVDYPRQGVPVISLPGLTHHLGRIAARFYGNPSHQLTVVGVTGTNGKTSVTHLLAQVLNRSEAPCAVIGTVGAGLYGQLAPATHTTPDAVDLQELLADLTAQGARWLAMEVSSHALDQGRVEGVAFDVAVFTNLTRDHLDYHGDMVAYGLAKQRLFQFPGLRYAVVNSDDPFGSALLRELPAGVQAIGYGLSPMDEVGEHCLQVLGSGLCLSAAGLRMTVTTPWGNGVLESSLVGRFNAANLLAVLATLGALGMPLDEALSALARVRSVAGRMEAFGGGPAAPLVVVDYAHTPDALEQVLLTLREHTTGRLWCVFGCGGERDRGKRPLMGAVVERLADVAIVTNDNPRSEEPTDIFRAILDGIQTPEQVTVIPERAAALRYAITSAKSGDVVLVAGKGHEDYQQIGAIRLPFNDRAEVEQLIAIRN; via the coding sequence GTGAGTAGTACTTGCGCGTTTTCTTCTGCGGACCGAGCAGAAACGCGTATCTCTTTGGCAGAGTTGTTCGATGGAATCATTTCGTTGCCTGCTGGTGCTGACCTGTCCGTGACGGGGATCGCTTTGGACAGCCGTCGGGTATGTCCGGGCGATCTTTTTTTTGGGTGTGCGGGTAGCTGCGTCCACGGTGCACAATTCATCGATGATGCCATTACTCGGGGCGCGGCGGTGGTAGTCGTTGAGGGGGAGAGGGATGGTGTTGATTACCCTCGGCAAGGCGTGCCGGTGATCAGTCTGCCAGGCCTTACGCATCACTTGGGGCGGATCGCGGCCCGTTTCTACGGTAACCCTTCGCATCAGCTAACGGTGGTAGGGGTCACGGGGACCAATGGCAAGACCTCGGTTACCCATCTTTTGGCACAGGTCTTGAACCGTAGCGAGGCCCCTTGTGCGGTGATCGGGACCGTCGGTGCTGGTCTCTATGGACAACTCGCCCCTGCTACCCATACCACCCCGGATGCCGTGGACCTGCAAGAGTTGCTTGCCGACCTGACCGCCCAGGGGGCGCGTTGGTTGGCCATGGAGGTTTCCTCTCATGCCTTGGACCAAGGTCGGGTGGAGGGAGTTGCCTTCGATGTGGCGGTATTCACCAACCTCACCCGCGACCACCTCGACTATCACGGCGATATGGTGGCCTACGGTTTGGCCAAGCAGCGCTTGTTTCAGTTTCCAGGTTTGAGGTATGCGGTAGTCAATAGCGACGACCCGTTTGGTAGTGCGCTGTTGCGAGAACTACCGGCAGGGGTGCAGGCAATAGGGTATGGCCTTTCCCCGATGGATGAGGTGGGAGAACACTGCTTACAGGTCCTGGGTAGTGGGTTGTGCCTCTCTGCGGCGGGATTACGCATGACGGTGACTACTCCGTGGGGTAACGGAGTCTTGGAGAGTTCGCTGGTGGGGCGTTTCAACGCAGCGAATCTATTGGCGGTGCTCGCTACTCTGGGAGCGCTGGGGATGCCATTGGATGAGGCCTTGTCGGCACTGGCGCGCGTCCGTAGCGTTGCTGGTCGGATGGAGGCGTTTGGCGGTGGTCCTGCTGCGCCTCTGGTGGTGGTGGATTATGCCCACACGCCGGATGCCTTAGAACAGGTCTTGCTTACCCTGCGTGAGCACACCACGGGCCGGTTGTGGTGCGTCTTTGGCTGTGGTGGTGAGCGCGATCGTGGCAAGCGTCCGCTGATGGGGGCGGTGGTCGAACGTCTGGCGGATGTGGCGATCGTGACCAACGACAATCCTCGTAGCGAAGAGCCAACCGATATCTTTCGCGCCATCCTCGACGGTATTCAAACCCCTGAACAGGTCACGGTGATCCCCGAGCGGGCAGCGGCGCTTCGTTACGCCATTACTTCCGCAAAGTCGGGAGATGTGGTGTTGGTAGCGGGAAAGGGGCACGAGGATTACCAGCAAATAGGAGCGATTCGCCTGCCCTTTAACGACCGCGCCGAGGTGGAGCAGTTGATCGCGATACGAAATTGA
- the murF gene encoding D-alanyl-D-alanine-adding enzyme, whose product MLTTQDPSRTAGIKMRLSDAAHCLAGRWVGADVEFHGAVNDTRKLPAGALYVALPGERFDGHDFVSTARTAGAVAALVGRVVDDPLPQIVVDDPRLALGRLAAAWRGRFSGPLVAITGSNGKTTVKEMVRAILAQNGPTLATIGNLNNDIGAPLTLLRLEPGFHHAAVVEVGANHPGEIAFIAGLACPTVAVVNNAGPAHLEGFGSVAGVAQAKGEIYGALSTDGVAVINADDPHASLWRKLAKGRNLLDFGLTQPAAVSAQIVEVLGAAGGTRIRLYTPVGATELTVPLPGRHNVMNALAATAVALGAGVSLTAVIAGLAVVDGVAGRLRPCPGRNGTQIIDDTYNANPASLRAALEVLATFPGERCLVLGDMAELGPGAVVLHAEVGDLARNLGIEILFGCGSLSREAVSVFGPGAGHYADVGTLVTALEEKLRPGLTVLVKGSRSAGMERVVRLLAAG is encoded by the coding sequence ATGCTAACGACGCAAGATCCATCCCGCACTGCGGGGATCAAGATGAGATTGTCCGACGCTGCCCATTGCCTAGCGGGTCGTTGGGTTGGGGCCGATGTTGAATTTCATGGGGCGGTTAACGATACCCGAAAGCTACCAGCCGGGGCGCTTTACGTTGCCCTCCCTGGAGAACGCTTTGATGGTCACGATTTTGTGAGCACTGCGCGTACGGCAGGGGCTGTTGCGGCTCTAGTGGGAAGAGTTGTAGATGATCCACTCCCTCAAATCGTTGTCGACGACCCACGATTGGCCCTGGGACGCTTGGCGGCGGCATGGCGGGGACGATTCAGCGGTCCATTGGTGGCGATTACCGGTAGCAATGGTAAGACCACCGTTAAGGAAATGGTACGTGCCATCTTGGCCCAGAATGGACCAACGTTGGCCACCATCGGTAACCTCAACAACGATATTGGCGCACCCTTGACGCTCTTGCGTCTAGAGCCGGGTTTTCACCACGCTGCTGTTGTGGAGGTGGGGGCTAATCATCCCGGTGAGATCGCTTTCATTGCGGGGTTGGCGTGTCCGACGGTGGCGGTGGTCAATAACGCGGGTCCTGCTCATCTGGAGGGTTTTGGTTCAGTGGCAGGTGTGGCGCAGGCCAAGGGAGAGATCTACGGCGCACTGTCTACGGATGGGGTGGCCGTCATTAATGCCGATGATCCCCACGCCTCGTTGTGGCGCAAGCTGGCCAAGGGACGCAATCTGTTGGACTTTGGTCTGACTCAACCAGCGGCGGTTTCGGCGCAAATCGTGGAAGTGCTGGGAGCTGCGGGTGGTACCCGTATTCGGCTGTACACGCCGGTGGGCGCGACCGAACTGACGGTTCCCCTACCGGGGCGGCACAATGTAATGAATGCCCTGGCCGCTACTGCGGTGGCTCTGGGGGCGGGGGTATCGCTCACGGCGGTGATTGCCGGGCTGGCGGTAGTGGATGGAGTGGCGGGTCGTTTACGTCCCTGTCCGGGGCGCAATGGTACGCAGATCATCGACGATACCTACAATGCCAATCCGGCCTCGTTGCGTGCTGCCCTGGAAGTGCTCGCGACTTTTCCGGGCGAGCGTTGCCTGGTTTTGGGGGATATGGCCGAATTGGGGCCGGGAGCGGTAGTGCTGCACGCTGAGGTTGGAGACTTGGCGCGAAATTTGGGTATCGAGATCTTGTTTGGTTGCGGCAGTCTCAGCCGGGAGGCGGTCTCTGTTTTTGGACCCGGTGCGGGACACTATGCCGATGTCGGGACCCTGGTTACGGCGTTGGAAGAAAAATTGCGTCCGGGCCTAACAGTGTTAGTAAAGGGATCACGGAGTGCGGGAATGGAACGGGTGGTGCGTCTTCTCGCCGCTGGATAG
- the mraY gene encoding phospho-N-acetylmuramoyl-pentapeptide-transferase codes for MLLPLAEFLEKYFSAFRVFQYLTLRAILGALTALVISFLVGPEMIRRLSFHQIGQNVRNDGPQSHLSKAGTPTMGGALILVAVFSSTLLWADLHNHYVWVVLIVTLAFGAIGWLDDYKKLVQRQSKGLSARAKISWQLIAGSAAAIFLYTSATASVETQFIIPIFKNVYFDIGLFYIPVTLFVIVGSSNAVNLTDGLDGLAIMPTVMVGGALAIFSYAAGHATFANYLGIPHVPGVGEVAVFCGALVGAGLGFLWFNAYPAQVFMGDVGALALGAALGIVAVVVRQEIVLFIMGGVFVMETVSVILQVASFKLTGRRIFRMAPIHHHFELKGWPEPRVIVRFWIITVILVLVGLATLKIR; via the coding sequence GTGCTGCTACCTCTTGCCGAATTCCTAGAAAAATATTTTAGCGCCTTTCGCGTTTTCCAATACTTGACGCTACGTGCCATTCTGGGTGCGTTGACGGCGTTAGTGATCTCTTTTTTGGTGGGGCCGGAGATGATTCGGCGTCTATCTTTCCACCAAATTGGACAAAATGTGCGTAACGATGGTCCGCAAAGTCACCTTTCCAAAGCCGGTACCCCAACGATGGGTGGGGCGTTGATCTTGGTGGCGGTTTTTTCCTCTACTCTATTGTGGGCCGATCTGCATAACCACTATGTGTGGGTAGTACTGATCGTAACTCTTGCCTTTGGGGCGATCGGTTGGCTTGATGACTACAAGAAGTTAGTGCAACGTCAATCAAAAGGACTCTCGGCGCGCGCCAAAATTTCTTGGCAGCTCATTGCAGGTAGTGCCGCAGCGATCTTTTTGTATACGAGCGCGACGGCATCAGTTGAGACTCAGTTCATCATTCCCATCTTCAAGAATGTTTATTTCGATATTGGCTTGTTTTATATCCCTGTGACGCTCTTTGTGATTGTCGGGTCAAGTAATGCGGTTAATCTTACGGATGGTTTGGATGGTCTCGCGATTATGCCTACTGTGATGGTTGGGGGGGCGCTTGCGATATTTTCCTATGCGGCAGGGCACGCCACCTTTGCCAATTATTTGGGGATCCCGCATGTTCCGGGGGTCGGCGAGGTAGCCGTCTTTTGTGGTGCGTTGGTGGGGGCAGGGCTGGGATTCTTGTGGTTCAATGCCTATCCCGCCCAGGTATTTATGGGAGATGTTGGGGCACTTGCCCTGGGTGCGGCACTCGGGATTGTAGCGGTAGTGGTGCGTCAGGAAATAGTGTTGTTCATTATGGGCGGGGTATTCGTTATGGAGACTGTCTCGGTGATTCTCCAGGTCGCTTCTTTCAAGCTCACCGGGCGACGCATCTTCCGTATGGCACCTATTCACCATCACTTTGAATTGAAAGGGTGGCCGGAGCCACGCGTGATTGTACGTTTCTGGATTATTACGGTGATTTTGGTTTTAGTGGGATTGGCGACGTTAAAGATTCGTTGA
- the murD gene encoding UDP-N-acetylmuramoyl-L-alanine--D-glutamate ligase, with product MVGSKPLTLVVGLGATGLSCARFLARRGTPLAVADSRVEPPGLIRLREELPDVAVFVGGFDAKVFERAEQLVVSPGVSLSEPLIAAAMARGVPVLGDIELFARQVRAPVVAITGSNGKSTVTTLVGEMARRAGRHVVVGGNLGTPVLDLLDSHNDSAPLYEESDKGQEGGQECGVARLVDLYVLELSSFQLDTTHTLDAQAAVVLNISPDHLDRHGDMAHYVAAKSRVYRGKGRMVINADDPLVVAMADPERQRCCFTLGEPAGLGDYGVRSGSGEDWVARGERLLMPTAEMRMIGRHNLANALAALALAEAVGLPVDPCLETLREFTGLSHRCQFVAEVDGVAWYNDSKGTNVGATEAACAGLTGPLILIAGGQGKGQDFTPLRAALAGKARAVILIGVDAPQIRAVLEGVVPLVDALDLHTAVGRARELAQPGDRVLLSPACASFDMFRDYVDRGESFMREVHRLMASVTTSASGVKTKKAKNNGYHN from the coding sequence ATGGTAGGTTCAAAACCTCTTACGCTGGTAGTGGGCTTGGGTGCCACGGGGTTGTCCTGTGCGCGTTTTCTGGCGCGTCGCGGGACACCGTTGGCTGTGGCTGATAGCCGTGTGGAGCCGCCAGGGTTAATCCGTTTACGTGAGGAGTTGCCTGACGTAGCGGTATTCGTGGGAGGTTTCGACGCCAAGGTGTTCGAGCGTGCTGAGCAATTGGTGGTGAGTCCGGGAGTATCGCTCTCCGAACCACTGATCGCGGCGGCTATGGCCCGAGGAGTGCCGGTATTAGGCGATATTGAATTATTTGCCCGTCAGGTCCGGGCGCCGGTGGTGGCTATTACTGGTTCCAATGGCAAGAGTACCGTGACCACTTTGGTTGGGGAGATGGCGCGTCGAGCGGGGCGTCATGTTGTGGTGGGTGGCAACCTGGGTACCCCAGTATTGGATCTGCTTGATTCGCATAATGATTCCGCCCCTCTCTACGAAGAGTCGGATAAAGGTCAGGAAGGTGGCCAGGAGTGCGGGGTTGCGCGTTTGGTGGATCTGTATGTTTTGGAGCTTTCCAGTTTCCAACTCGATACCACCCACACCCTGGATGCCCAGGCAGCGGTTGTGCTCAACATTAGCCCGGACCATCTGGATCGGCATGGCGATATGGCCCATTACGTCGCGGCCAAGTCTCGGGTCTATCGCGGTAAAGGCAGGATGGTGATTAACGCCGATGACCCGCTGGTTGTGGCCATGGCCGACCCCGAGCGGCAGAGGTGTTGTTTTACCTTGGGAGAACCCGCTGGCCTAGGTGATTATGGAGTGCGTTCGGGGTCGGGTGAGGACTGGGTTGCCCGAGGCGAGAGGTTGCTGATGCCTACCGCCGAGATGCGCATGATTGGTCGCCACAATCTGGCCAATGCCTTGGCAGCGCTTGCTCTGGCGGAAGCGGTGGGATTGCCGGTGGATCCTTGCCTGGAAACGTTGCGCGAATTCACCGGACTGTCTCACCGTTGCCAATTTGTAGCGGAAGTAGACGGGGTGGCCTGGTACAACGATTCTAAAGGAACCAACGTTGGGGCAACCGAGGCGGCCTGCGCGGGGCTGACGGGTCCGCTCATCTTAATTGCTGGAGGGCAGGGGAAGGGGCAGGATTTTACACCCCTGCGTGCGGCGCTTGCGGGAAAGGCTCGGGCGGTAATTTTGATTGGGGTAGATGCTCCGCAGATTCGTGCCGTTTTGGAGGGCGTCGTACCTTTAGTGGATGCACTTGACTTGCACACCGCCGTGGGTCGTGCGCGGGAATTAGCCCAACCAGGGGATCGCGTACTGTTATCCCCGGCCTGTGCCAGTTTCGATATGTTCCGCGACTATGTGGACCGAGGAGAGAGTTTCATGCGGGAGGTTCACCGGTTAATGGCATCAGTAACCACGTCGGCATCGGGCGTGAAAACGAAGAAAGCTAAAAATAATGGGTATCATAATTAA
- a CDS encoding hypothetical protein (Evidence 5 : Unknown function): MSDDYDSPWKEILEYFLPHFMAFFFPVAYADIDWGMGFVPLDKELQQVVRDATTGRRYVDKLMKVQRRGGRERVDSGEILVFAHIEIQGDDDVVFAERMYLYNYRIYDRCRCPVASLAVLTDGNSKWRPDRFSQGIWGSCSQSSGFESYHICR, encoded by the coding sequence ATGAGTGACGATTACGACAGTCCCTGGAAAGAAATCCTGGAGTATTTTCTTCCGCATTTCATGGCGTTCTTTTTTCCTGTGGCCTATGCCGATATCGATTGGGGTATGGGTTTTGTTCCCTTGGATAAGGAACTTCAGCAGGTGGTGCGTGACGCTACCACTGGTCGTCGCTACGTTGACAAATTAATGAAGGTGCAGCGTCGTGGTGGGCGCGAGAGGGTTGATAGTGGCGAGATTTTGGTATTTGCTCATATCGAGATCCAGGGCGATGATGATGTGGTCTTTGCGGAACGGATGTATCTCTACAATTATCGAATCTATGATCGTTGTCGTTGCCCGGTAGCGAGTTTGGCGGTGTTAACTGACGGAAATTCAAAATGGCGACCCGATAGATTTAGTCAAGGAATATGGGGCAGTTGTTCTCAGTCTAGTGGTTTTGAGTCTTACCATATATGTAGGTAG
- a CDS encoding hypothetical protein (Evidence 5 : Unknown function) produces MVLSLTIYVGRNDEEMHQYRALLKRILVYRFASLPVWALDRLDKANVIELKVWMDIALDAPDLKSIFSS; encoded by the coding sequence GTGGTTTTGAGTCTTACCATATATGTAGGTAGAAATGATGAGGAGATGCACCAGTACCGTGCATTACTTAAGCGTATTCTGGTATATCGCTTTGCTTCATTACCAGTATGGGCGTTGGATCGATTGGACAAAGCTAATGTGATTGAATTGAAGGTGTGGATGGATATTGCTTTAGATGCACCGGATCTGAAGTCTATTTTTAGTTCATAG